The sequence AAAACGGGATGGGGCTGAGTTTGAAATTGATATTGTGGGTACGGGGGAAGAGTTTTGGAAAAAATTTCAAAAAAAGTCCTATGACGTTCTTCTGCTAGATTATCAATTACCGGATACACTTGGAATTGATATTCTCCAAAAACTGGTTTCCCACGGGGTTTTGCTTCCGGTTGTGGTCGTGACGGGGGCAGGAGACGAAGAGTTGGTTATAAAATTACTCCGTTTGGGGGCGGCGGATTATATTCCCAAGTGTGATGGGTACTTTCTGTCCATTGCCACGGTAATACGGAGGGTTGTCTTAGAGCATAAAACCCATGGAAAAATGAATTTTAGCAGGAGCCCTTCGCCCCGAAATATCCTCTATGTGGAACACAACACAAATGATATTGACCTTACCTTAGAGCATTTCAAACAACACGCCCCTCATATTTTTGTAACCCCGATCCGAAGCTGTGCGGAGGGACTTAAGCGCCTTGGAGATAATGGTTCATTTGATCTTGTTATGGCCGATCTTCGGATGCCTGATATGAGCGGTCTTGAATTTATTAGAGAAGCCAGACATAGCAACATCGATCTTCCCTTTATTATGTTTACCGGAAAAGGTGATGAGGATATTGCAGTTTCTGCATTAAAATTAGGGGCATCTGATTACCTTGTAAAAGAGGACGGATACCTAACCCAACTGACCTATTCCATAGAATTAGCAATCGCCCGATTTCAACTTCGGGGAATGGATATTTCGAAGGAGAAAGATCGGGAGGATTATTTGTACCGGTTGGAAAAAAAACTTCAGGAGAGGACCAAGGATCTGCAGGAAGAAATAATGATAAGGAAAAAAAACGAAGAGACTCTTCAGGAAAGCGAGCGAAAGCTCTCAACCCTTTTGAGTAATCTGCCCGGTTATGCCTATCAGTGTAAAAATGATCCGGGTTGGTCCCTTAAATTTATCAGTAAGGGTGTTTTTGAGGTAACGGGTTATTCCGCAGAAGAATATCTGGTTGAGCGAACGATTAACTGTGTGGATAAAACCCATCCCGAGGACAAAGCGTGGGTATGGGAAGAAGTTCAAAAAGAATTGCAGAGGAAAGAACCGTTCGAAGCTGAATATCGAATCATCACCAAATCAAATGAAATAAAGTGGGTTTGGGAAAGGGGAAGAGGGGTTTATTCGGATCTGGGCGAGCTTCTCCATATTGAAGGTTTTGTATCAGATATCACTGAACAAAAAAGATCGGAGATTTCCTTAAAAAAGAGGGAACAGCAACTATTGGTGTTAAATGAAATCGGAAGGCTTTGTTTGGAACCATTATTACTAAAAAAGGTCTTGCAAAAAGCGGTAAAAATGGTGGCTCGAACACTCGAAGTCGAATTATGCAAAGTTCTTTTGCTTTCAAAAGATAAAAGTTCATTCATATTGGAAGCCGGTGTGGGATGGAAAAAAGGATTGGTGGGAAAAGCACAGGTTTTAAATGATAAAAAATCACAAGCAGGGTATACCCTTCTCACTGGCCCAATCATTGTTCAAAATTTTGAAAAGGAGAAACGCTTTAAAAGCCCTTTTTTGCTGGTTGACCATGGGGTTGTTTCTGGTTTAAGTGTGCCCATGATCTCTCAAGGGAGAGCAATTGGCGTCATGGGGGCACATTCCAAGAACCCCCGAACTTTTTCAAAAAATGATGTCGAATTCTTGCAGAGCGTATCGAATCTTATTGCTGCGGCCATAGAACGAAAGCGTGCTGAGGAGAATTTGGAAAAGCTTCGTCATCATAACGAAATGATTCTGAATTCGGCTGGAGAAGGGATTTATGGCGTGAATTTAGAAGGGAAGGTCACTTTCATTAATCCTTCCGCTGCAAAAATGGTCGGATGGAGACCTGAGAATTTAATAGGGAAGGACATGCATGGGGTGGTGCATCACACAAAGTTGAACGGTAAACCTTTTCATCAAAAACAGTGTCCTATCTAT comes from Nitrospiria bacterium and encodes:
- a CDS encoding response regulator, with the translated sequence MNKTIKVLYAKDNPYDADLTREQLKRDGAEFEIDIVGTGEEFWKKFQKKSYDVLLLDYQLPDTLGIDILQKLVSHGVLLPVVVVTGAGDEELVIKLLRLGAADYIPKCDGYFLSIATVIRRVVLEHKTHGKMNFSRSPSPRNILYVEHNTNDIDLTLEHFKQHAPHIFVTPIRSCAEGLKRLGDNGSFDLVMADLRMPDMSGLEFIREARHSNIDLPFIMFTGKGDEDIAVSALKLGASDYLVKEDGYLTQLTYSIELAIARFQLRGMDISKEKDREDYLYRLEKKLQERTKDLQEEIMIRKKNEETLQESERKLSTLLSNLPGYAYQCKNDPGWSLKFISKGVFEVTGYSAEEYLVERTINCVDKTHPEDKAWVWEEVQKELQRKEPFEAEYRIITKSNEIKWVWERGRGVYSDLGELLHIEGFVSDITEQKRSEISLKKREQQLLVLNEIGRLCLEPLLLKKVLQKAVKMVARTLEVELCKVLLLSKDKSSFILEAGVGWKKGLVGKAQVLNDKKSQAGYTLLTGPIIVQNFEKEKRFKSPFLLVDHGVVSGLSVPMISQGRAIGVMGAHSKNPRTFSKNDVEFLQSVSNLIAAAIERKRAEENLEKLRHHNEMILNSAGEGIYGVNLEGKVTFINPSAAKMVGWRPENLIGKDMHGVVHHTKLNGKPFHQKQCPIYAAFRDGTVHNEGNDVFWRKDGTSFPVEYISTPIKDEKGNVVGAVVTFKNIYERKQAEDQIKKLNEDLEIRVKQRTRQLQASLAEKEVLLKEVHHRVKNNLQVISSLLGLQAESLTDKKSLEILKEYQNRIHSIALIHEALVHSKDLTTIDLVDYIQTLTGQLFHSFGVDLGRITLRLKINKIPLNVDGAILCGLIINELVSNSLKYAFPSRNKKGEILVSLKYDDGNRKVSLIVRDNGIGLPKKIKIDDFQSLGLQIVSALVEQLGGGISVKRNRGTEFKIVFPKS